A window from Candidatus Bathyarchaeota archaeon encodes these proteins:
- the mgtA gene encoding magnesium-translocating P-type ATPase, translated as MAKEPNGNGSYNAAVAPLQPTLTSEEIVTLPAEQLLSRLQTSAQGLSAQQATERLEVYGPNELAKAHKHSAIKEFILHFKSPLVIILLVAAGITGALGELANTGIILTIIFISVILDYYQESKAEKAAELLKQKVTTTATVLRDGTKQEIKLPEIVPGDVIFLSAGDITPADSRIIAAKDLFVNQSALTGESFPVEKISGALKGKGGGMVDWSNYCFMGTSIVSGSATAVVVKTGSATEYGKIAKKLIEKAPETEFERGVRNFGFLIMQVTFLLVMFVFFIISLRNPTTNGVVQALLFAVALAVGLTPELLPMIITINLSRGAMAMSKKGVIVKRLSAIENFGSMNVLCTDKTGTLTENKIKLILNVDLEGEEDEKVFLNSFLNSNFQTGLKSPLDEAILKHKEVDVSNYQKIDEVPFDFIRRRVSVVVELNKQRYFIAKGAPEEILKVCSYYELRRTVADLTDEMRRKIELKYQDYSAEGLRVLGIAYKRLKEDKAVYSINDESDMVFLGFVAFLDPPKETAKESIQLLTKAGIELKILTGDNELVTRKVCDVLGFEIKGIAVGNDIANMSDEALTAVVEEANVFCRVNPVQKDRIIALLKRNGHVVGYMGDGINDAPSLKTADVGVSVDNAVDVARESADIILSQNDLTVLAKGVLEGRKTFGNTMKYVQLGVSSNFGNMFSVAGASLFLPFLPMLPVQILLNNLLYDMSQSTITTDKVDEEYVERPKRWDISFIRRFMVSLGPVSSLFDFLTFFTMLFVFLPIIPAALLAANPHYPEQLFQTAWFTESLVSQVLVVFVIRTRRTPFWKSKPSKYLVISSIAIVAFALLVPFTMLGEIFGFVQPPLLFYALLAVLLVSYLAVTELVKNWFYKRNAYRLEQVLVPKRTLYVTKTAKLMQDMIATISLRGDDEFSVESLTEDLKSVIAYPISNNQIARNLQYLRRSGLINVDWNKRAIKRAPALDEYVKKSVIGGPMWVNIAEDWRKIHNTLIQRHEQINKEYHDLLTKQ; from the coding sequence ATGGCAAAGGAACCAAACGGCAACGGTTCATACAATGCAGCAGTTGCCCCCCTGCAGCCTACGCTGACATCGGAGGAAATCGTAACTCTACCAGCGGAGCAACTCTTAAGCCGCCTACAAACCTCAGCACAAGGCTTAAGCGCCCAGCAAGCCACCGAACGCCTCGAAGTATACGGACCCAACGAGTTAGCAAAAGCACACAAGCACTCCGCCATCAAAGAATTCATACTCCACTTCAAAAGTCCCCTTGTCATCATCCTGCTTGTTGCGGCTGGAATAACAGGCGCATTAGGCGAATTAGCCAACACAGGCATAATCTTAACAATCATTTTCATCAGCGTAATCTTGGACTACTACCAGGAGTCTAAAGCTGAAAAAGCCGCAGAACTCCTAAAACAAAAAGTCACCACCACCGCCACGGTCTTACGCGACGGCACCAAACAAGAAATCAAACTCCCCGAAATTGTCCCCGGCGACGTCATTTTCCTCTCCGCGGGCGACATCACCCCTGCAGACTCGCGCATTATCGCCGCGAAAGACCTTTTCGTTAATCAATCTGCTTTGACTGGTGAATCTTTTCCTGTAGAAAAAATCTCTGGAGCCCTCAAGGGTAAAGGCGGCGGTATGGTTGACTGGAGCAATTACTGTTTTATGGGCACCTCCATTGTCAGCGGCTCCGCAACTGCGGTGGTTGTGAAAACTGGCAGCGCCACTGAATATGGCAAAATCGCCAAAAAACTAATCGAGAAAGCACCCGAAACCGAATTTGAACGGGGCGTCCGCAACTTTGGCTTTCTCATCATGCAAGTCACCTTCTTGCTTGTCATGTTTGTGTTCTTCATCATCTCACTGCGCAACCCCACCACAAATGGCGTAGTGCAGGCACTGCTCTTTGCGGTGGCGCTCGCAGTGGGGTTAACTCCTGAACTGTTACCCATGATTATCACCATTAACCTGTCCCGCGGCGCCATGGCGATGTCTAAAAAAGGCGTAATCGTCAAACGGCTGTCAGCTATTGAGAACTTTGGCAGCATGAACGTGCTCTGCACTGACAAAACAGGTACCCTCACTGAGAACAAAATCAAGCTTATCCTAAACGTTGACCTCGAAGGCGAAGAAGATGAAAAAGTCTTCCTCAACTCGTTCCTTAACAGCAACTTCCAAACAGGCCTCAAAAGCCCCCTAGACGAAGCTATCCTCAAACACAAAGAAGTAGACGTCTCCAACTACCAAAAAATCGATGAGGTCCCCTTCGACTTTATCCGTCGCCGGGTCTCCGTCGTTGTAGAACTAAACAAGCAACGCTACTTCATTGCCAAAGGCGCTCCTGAAGAAATCCTCAAAGTCTGCTCCTACTACGAGTTACGCCGAACCGTCGCTGACCTAACGGATGAGATGCGCCGAAAAATCGAGTTGAAATATCAAGATTACAGCGCTGAGGGTCTTCGCGTTTTAGGTATCGCCTATAAGCGGCTCAAAGAGGACAAGGCAGTTTACTCGATTAACGACGAAAGCGACATGGTGTTCTTAGGGTTTGTTGCCTTCTTGGATCCGCCTAAAGAAACCGCCAAAGAATCCATACAGTTACTGACTAAAGCGGGCATCGAACTCAAAATCCTCACCGGCGACAACGAATTGGTCACCCGAAAAGTCTGCGACGTTTTAGGCTTCGAAATAAAAGGCATCGCGGTGGGCAATGACATCGCCAACATGTCCGATGAAGCACTCACAGCGGTTGTTGAGGAAGCTAACGTATTCTGCCGCGTCAACCCCGTACAAAAAGACCGCATAATCGCCCTGCTCAAACGCAACGGACACGTCGTGGGCTACATGGGCGACGGCATCAACGATGCTCCATCACTGAAAACAGCTGACGTAGGTGTCTCCGTAGATAATGCAGTTGACGTTGCACGGGAATCCGCCGACATCATCTTGTCCCAAAACGACCTTACAGTCTTAGCAAAGGGAGTACTGGAAGGACGCAAAACCTTCGGCAACACCATGAAATACGTCCAACTCGGCGTTAGCAGCAACTTTGGTAACATGTTTAGCGTCGCAGGGGCATCTCTGTTTTTGCCTTTCTTGCCCATGTTGCCTGTACAAATCCTGTTAAACAACCTGCTCTACGACATGTCCCAGTCCACAATCACCACCGACAAGGTAGACGAGGAATACGTTGAGCGACCCAAACGCTGGGATATCTCATTCATTAGGCGATTCATGGTTTCGCTTGGGCCTGTTAGTTCACTATTTGACTTCCTAACGTTCTTCACTATGCTCTTTGTGTTCCTACCCATAATACCCGCAGCGCTCTTAGCCGCTAATCCGCATTATCCTGAGCAATTATTCCAAACCGCTTGGTTCACTGAATCCCTCGTCTCGCAGGTACTGGTAGTTTTCGTCATCCGAACCCGCCGCACCCCCTTCTGGAAGAGCAAACCCAGCAAGTACCTTGTCATCAGCAGCATTGCCATTGTTGCGTTTGCTTTGCTGGTGCCCTTTACGATGTTGGGTGAAATCTTTGGTTTCGTTCAGCCTCCGTTGCTATTCTATGCGCTTTTGGCGGTTCTGTTAGTTTCCTACTTGGCAGTTACCGAGTTAGTCAAGAACTGGTTCTACAAACGCAACGCCTACCGTCTCGAACAGGTATTAGTTCCTAAACGGACGCTCTACGTAACCAAAACCGCGAAGCTCATGCAAGATATGATTGCTACCATCAGCCTCCGCGGAGACGATGAATTCTCTGTTGAATCTTTAACTGAGGACCTCAAAAGCGTCATCGCCTACCCCATAAGCAACAACCAGATAGCCCGCAACTTGCAATATCTGCGGCGCTCTGGCCTAATCAATGTCGACTGGAACAAACGCGCCATAAAACGGGCACCAGCCCTCGACGAATACGTCAAGAAAAGCGTCATCGGCGGTCCAATGTGGGTAAACATTGCTGAGGACTGGCGCAAAATCCACAACACACTCATCCAGAGACATGAACAAATAAACAAAGAATACCATGACCTATTGACAAAACAATAG
- a CDS encoding protein disulfide isomerase family protein, which yields MKEDTENFEETIKTKPKAYVLFYASWCPHSQRFLPIFKAYAKTNPQECLAVMVDFKAELCDKYSINYYPTVLLFKEGNVEKRLDASPGLGLTKEQLTDLTSTA from the coding sequence GAAAACTTTGAAGAAACCATAAAAACCAAACCGAAAGCGTATGTGCTTTTTTATGCATCGTGGTGTCCCCATTCGCAGCGGTTTTTGCCCATCTTTAAAGCCTACGCCAAAACCAACCCCCAAGAGTGCTTGGCGGTCATGGTTGACTTCAAAGCGGAGCTCTGCGACAAATACAGCATCAACTATTACCCAACGGTGTTGCTGTTCAAGGAGGGTAATGTGGAAAAACGTCTAGATGCTAGCCCGGGGTTAGGGTTAACTAAAGAGCAGTTGACCGATTTGACCTCCACTGCTTAA